One Legionella lansingensis genomic region harbors:
- a CDS encoding septation protein A: protein MKLLFDFFPILLFFISYKFFGIYNATAVAMGASLFQVVFHRLKHQRYEKIHLISLAIIFVLGGATLLFHNPWFIKWKPTGIYWLTSLIFLFSPLFSKKPLIQKMMEGNINLPTKIWYRLNYAWAIFFVAMGIVNLYVAYFYSTDIWVNFKLFGGAGFTLLFVFLQAIYLTRHVVEGDVEQQPSGDPR from the coding sequence ATGAAACTACTCTTTGATTTTTTTCCAATTCTACTTTTCTTTATTAGCTATAAATTTTTTGGGATATACAATGCCACAGCTGTGGCCATGGGTGCATCCCTATTTCAGGTTGTTTTTCATCGGCTTAAACATCAGCGCTATGAAAAGATTCATTTAATTAGTCTTGCTATAATTTTTGTTTTAGGAGGGGCAACTTTGTTGTTCCACAACCCTTGGTTTATTAAATGGAAACCCACTGGGATTTATTGGTTAACTTCTTTGATATTCCTTTTCTCACCATTGTTTAGCAAGAAGCCGCTCATTCAAAAAATGATGGAAGGAAATATTAATCTGCCTACAAAAATCTGGTACCGCTTGAATTATGCTTGGGCTATATTTTTTGTCGCAATGGGCATTGTTAATCTATATGTCGCCTACTTTTATAGCACTGATATTTGGGTTAACTTTAAATTATTTGGTGGAGCCGGTTTTACCTTGCTCTTTGTTTTTTTGCAAGCGATTTACTTAACTCGGCACGTGGTGGAGGGAGACGTAGAACAACAACCCTCAGGTGATCCTCGATAG
- a CDS encoding phosphoribosylanthranilate isomerase — MCGMTRKQDIAHAIDLGVDAIGLIFYPQSPRYVSVPQAKLLVQDIPVFVDILAVVVNPESSLVEQIINELPIQGVQFHGQESARFCSQFKIPYVKAISAHSKEAIMELSAEFQEAAAILLDTPSRSYGGTGSRFDWRIIPQKRVKPIILAGGLNASNVKEAVSICSPFAVDVCSGIEASPGIKDHGKMNDFVNALWGKA, encoded by the coding sequence ATGTGTGGTATGACGCGCAAACAGGATATCGCACATGCAATAGATTTGGGTGTTGATGCGATTGGCCTGATTTTTTATCCGCAAAGTCCTCGTTATGTTTCCGTGCCACAAGCAAAACTGTTGGTACAAGATATTCCTGTATTTGTTGATATTTTAGCCGTGGTAGTTAACCCAGAGTCTTCCTTGGTCGAGCAAATTATCAATGAGCTGCCCATTCAGGGGGTGCAATTTCATGGACAAGAATCAGCAAGATTTTGTAGCCAATTTAAGATTCCTTATGTTAAAGCCATATCTGCGCACTCAAAAGAAGCTATTATGGAGCTAAGTGCTGAATTCCAAGAGGCTGCTGCAATTTTATTGGATACTCCCTCACGATCATATGGAGGCACGGGGAGTCGTTTTGATTGGCGCATTATTCCGCAAAAACGAGTAAAACCAATTATTCTGGCTGGTGGATTAAATGCAAGTAATGTCAAAGAGGCGGTGAGTATCTGCTCACCCTTCGCAGTTGATGTTTGTAGTGGTATTGAGGCATCTCCTGGTATAAAAGATCATGGGAAAATGAATGATTTTGTAAACGCATTATGGGGTAAAGCATGA
- a CDS encoding YebC/PmpR family DNA-binding transcriptional regulator, producing the protein MAGHSKWANIRFRKGAQDAKRGKIFTKLIREISVAARMGGAEESSNPRLRDAISKALKANMKRDTIDNAIKRGAGGLEDANMIEMRYEGYGPGGVAILVDCLSDNKNRTVSDVRHAFTKYGGNLGTDGSVAYLFHKQGEILLTSGQSEEEAMEVAIEAGAEDVILEDNQIEVITPAESYHAVLAALQEAGYEIEQSQLTMRAQTTVAIDKEAAETLLKLIDMLEDLDDVQEVYSNAELPETLFETA; encoded by the coding sequence ATGGCTGGACATAGTAAATGGGCTAATATTCGTTTTCGTAAAGGCGCTCAAGATGCTAAGCGTGGCAAAATTTTCACCAAATTGATTCGTGAAATTTCTGTTGCTGCCAGAATGGGTGGTGCAGAAGAAAGTTCTAATCCAAGATTGCGGGATGCAATCAGCAAGGCACTCAAAGCTAACATGAAACGGGACACCATCGATAATGCTATAAAACGAGGTGCCGGTGGTTTAGAAGATGCAAATATGATTGAGATGCGTTATGAAGGCTATGGTCCAGGTGGTGTGGCAATTTTAGTTGATTGTTTATCTGATAATAAAAATCGTACCGTTTCTGATGTAAGGCATGCGTTTACTAAGTATGGTGGTAATCTGGGAACCGATGGCTCAGTAGCTTATCTTTTCCACAAACAAGGCGAAATTCTTTTGACCTCTGGCCAATCAGAAGAAGAGGCAATGGAGGTGGCGATAGAAGCAGGAGCGGAGGATGTAATTCTTGAAGACAACCAAATTGAAGTCATTACACCAGCTGAAAGCTACCATGCTGTATTAGCAGCCCTTCAGGAGGCAGGTTATGAAATTGAGCAATCTCAGTTGACCATGCGTGCACAAACTACGGTAGCCATAGATAAGGAAGCTGCGGAAACCTTATTAAAATTAATAGATATGCTCGAAGATTTAGATGACGTACAGGAGGTTTATAGCAATGCAGAACTCCCTGAGACTCTCTTTGAAACGGCCTGA
- the truA gene encoding tRNA pseudouridine(38-40) synthase TruA, translating to MRIALGVEYDGSQYHGWQAQAGLHTVQQVIEEALAKVADTEISVVCAGRTDTGVHATNQIIHFDCDKERTIRSWIHGANSFLPKDVCVKWGREMSDNFHARYSALSRRYRYVIYNSPIRPALLRSSVTWQYRQLDHHAMHEASQCLLGENDYTSFRSVECQSNTPMRNIYDLQVTRIGDLVMIDITANAFLHHMVRNIAGVLIAVGSGKKPISWVSEVLQAKDRRLGAETAPPYGLYLVSVTYPDEFGVIRTNPGPLFLWEK from the coding sequence ATGCGTATTGCCTTAGGGGTAGAATACGATGGTAGCCAGTATCATGGCTGGCAAGCGCAAGCAGGCCTGCATACGGTTCAGCAAGTAATAGAAGAAGCCCTAGCTAAAGTAGCTGATACTGAAATCAGCGTTGTTTGCGCAGGTAGAACCGATACAGGTGTGCATGCCACAAACCAGATTATTCATTTTGATTGTGACAAAGAACGTACAATTCGTTCCTGGATTCATGGTGCTAATTCTTTTTTACCTAAAGATGTGTGTGTTAAATGGGGGCGCGAGATGTCAGATAACTTTCATGCTCGCTACTCAGCCCTTTCCCGACGCTACCGTTATGTAATCTATAATTCACCGATACGTCCGGCACTATTACGTAGTAGTGTAACCTGGCAATATCGCCAGCTTGACCATCATGCGATGCACGAAGCAAGTCAATGTCTGTTGGGTGAGAACGACTATACATCTTTTCGTTCTGTGGAATGCCAGTCGAATACGCCGATGCGGAATATTTATGATCTGCAAGTTACACGCATTGGTGATTTGGTGATGATAGATATTACCGCTAATGCTTTCCTACATCATATGGTCAGGAATATTGCTGGTGTGCTTATTGCGGTAGGCTCAGGAAAAAAACCGATCAGTTGGGTGAGTGAAGTTTTGCAAGCAAAAGATAGACGTTTAGGTGCTGAAACGGCTCCTCCCTATGGTTTATACTTAGTGTCTGTTACTTATCCAGACGAGTTTGGCGTCATTAGGACGAACCCAGGCCCGCTATTTTTATGGGAGAAATAA
- a CDS encoding ATP-binding protein — protein sequence MKSSIRKFLLINLLLAITITTTLTAIGNYYLDQKDIQEHLDTLMAISALSYQALLGDDLHQRPLGKIQDSLEVIPQKIDNYYQRRFLNNLPPKNYLDKFNFQVWTNGGKLLLHSPTAPKIPLTAEVDGFSDKLVSKQKWRVFTTYNEQAGVRTVLAERYDTRNELGHRIAQDDLYIMLLTFPLSGLLIWIIIGRGLDSLDRVAQEVANRAPTHLEPVDLQEVPEEIKPVIDELNKLFYRLKEGFEREKRFAADAAHELRTPLAALKAQAQVALNTTNIEEKNVALQKLIASVNRSTHIVQQLLTMSKLVPEAANINDIDEVNLVKLTREVLAMLAPTAVEKQIDLEFEHDKDLPNLPGNPTALSILIRNLVDNAIRYSKENGKVSVQVFIQNQELVLEVRDNGPGIPPELQSRVFERFFRVLGNKSPGSGLGLAIVRQITELHGGRVELDSPSVGTGLIVRVYFPTRKG from the coding sequence TTGAAATCCTCTATACGCAAATTCTTGCTAATTAATTTGTTGTTAGCGATAACGATAACAACAACATTGACAGCAATAGGTAACTACTATTTAGATCAAAAGGATATTCAAGAACATCTTGATACCTTGATGGCTATTTCTGCGCTTTCTTATCAAGCGCTATTAGGAGACGATCTACATCAGCGACCTCTTGGAAAAATTCAAGATTCTCTCGAAGTCATTCCACAAAAGATTGATAATTACTATCAACGACGATTTCTAAACAATTTACCACCGAAGAATTATCTCGATAAATTCAACTTTCAAGTGTGGACGAATGGCGGAAAACTGTTATTACACTCCCCCACTGCACCTAAAATTCCACTGACTGCTGAGGTTGATGGTTTTAGCGACAAATTGGTGTCAAAGCAAAAATGGCGTGTATTCACTACTTACAACGAACAGGCCGGCGTACGAACCGTTTTGGCAGAACGCTATGATACCCGTAATGAATTAGGTCATCGTATTGCCCAAGATGATTTGTATATTATGCTATTAACCTTCCCACTATCCGGTTTATTAATTTGGATTATTATTGGTCGAGGTTTGGATAGCCTTGATAGGGTGGCGCAAGAGGTAGCAAATCGTGCCCCTACACATCTTGAGCCTGTTGATTTGCAAGAAGTACCCGAAGAAATTAAACCCGTCATTGATGAGTTAAACAAACTTTTTTATCGTCTTAAAGAAGGCTTTGAACGAGAAAAGCGATTTGCAGCCGATGCAGCCCATGAGTTACGAACACCTCTTGCCGCGCTTAAGGCCCAAGCTCAAGTGGCATTAAATACCACTAACATTGAGGAAAAAAATGTAGCTCTGCAAAAACTAATTGCTAGTGTGAATCGTAGTACCCACATCGTGCAGCAATTGCTAACAATGAGCAAGCTTGTTCCTGAAGCTGCCAACATTAACGACATTGATGAAGTCAATCTTGTGAAGCTGACACGAGAAGTGCTAGCGATGCTGGCTCCAACTGCTGTAGAAAAACAAATTGATCTCGAATTTGAACACGATAAAGATCTACCTAATCTCCCAGGTAATCCAACTGCTTTGAGCATCTTAATTCGCAATTTGGTTGACAATGCCATCCGTTATAGCAAAGAGAACGGCAAGGTATCTGTTCAGGTCTTTATCCAAAATCAAGAATTAGTGTTGGAAGTGCGCGATAATGGACCCGGTATTCCCCCAGAATTGCAAAGCCGGGTATTTGAACGCTTTTTCCGTGTACTCGGGAACAAAAGTCCAGGTAGTGGTCTAGGTTTGGCTATCGTGCGCCAAATCACTGAACTTCATGGAGGTCGTGTTGAATTAGATTCTCCTTCCGTAGGAACTGGCTTGATCGTTCGTGTTTATTTTCCGACACGAAAAGGTTAG
- the gloB gene encoding hydroxyacylglutathione hydrolase codes for MSILPIPAFNDNYIWLITDETGNKAFCVDPGDARPVIDFVTQNSIELTTILLTHHHYDHIGGVPELIRFNPNIVVYGPLDPRISHITHPLTENTTLSIATCNFEVLNTPGHTSTHISLYEPSLGWLFCGDTLFSAGCGRVFDGTIAELHHSLQVLKALPADTNVFCAHEYTRQNLRFATLVEPDNLKIQNYAKELAKHNQCSLPSTMGLEREINPFLRTEEEDVIKYASLKGNKNLDSLSVFKQIRADKDTFS; via the coding sequence ATGAGTATTCTACCTATACCCGCTTTTAATGATAATTACATTTGGTTAATTACTGATGAAACAGGAAACAAGGCGTTTTGCGTTGACCCTGGTGATGCCAGACCTGTGATTGACTTTGTTACACAGAACTCAATAGAACTTACAACCATTTTACTTACTCATCACCATTATGATCATATTGGTGGCGTCCCTGAGCTTATTCGTTTTAATCCTAATATAGTTGTCTACGGACCTTTGGATCCTCGTATCAGTCATATCACTCATCCTCTTACAGAAAACACTACCCTATCCATTGCCACATGTAATTTTGAGGTTTTAAATACACCAGGGCATACGTCCACTCATATTAGCCTTTATGAACCCTCATTAGGTTGGCTATTTTGTGGTGATACCCTCTTTTCAGCTGGTTGTGGCCGAGTATTTGATGGCACAATCGCAGAACTTCATCATTCTCTGCAAGTATTAAAAGCATTGCCTGCCGATACAAACGTTTTTTGTGCGCATGAATATACACGTCAAAATCTTCGTTTTGCTACTTTGGTCGAACCCGATAATTTAAAAATCCAAAACTATGCCAAAGAATTGGCTAAACATAACCAATGTTCCCTTCCCTCCACTATGGGTTTAGAAAGAGAGATCAACCCATTTCTGAGAACAGAAGAAGAGGATGTCATTAAATATGCATCCCTTAAAGGAAATAAAAATCTTGACTCCCTTAGCGTTTTTAAACAAATAAGAGCCGATAAAGATACTTTTTCTTAA
- a CDS encoding lytic transglycosylase encodes MGVTLKFRPSIFSLILLLLSSYVFSNIGQAQSVWDVMRSQFRLNHEVTQPEVQTQLRWLISHPSYLNKLARSEPYIYHIVTEIKKRGMPGEIALIPMIESAYDPFAYSGAGAAGLWQLMPGTGNNLGLKQDWWFDARRSIRPSTDAALNYLTYLNKYFNGNWILAIAAYDSGEGTIARAIKNSRQSRSIRFWSLPVPNETRAYVPRLLALAEIIKYPQRYRITLPDIPHVPYFEEVNIGSQIDLNHAARLAGMSYKDLIKLNPGYNRWATAPYKPFKLLIPKDKVAKFNRNLASVPEDKRVSWSRYQVRPGDDLNSIARRNFTTVNLLRELNRLKSDRLRPGQYVLIPSTKNAPVTAKKPTMLALADQPATTQSLKVLHIVQRSDTYQTLEKKYNVSTAEIRKWNNLNSSQSLKPGQQLTIWKKTVKYGVYIVKAGDNLSSIAKRNHTKVATLARLNPDINKRLLHPGQKLVIG; translated from the coding sequence ATAGGCGTCACATTGAAGTTTAGACCAAGCATTTTTAGTTTAATCCTCTTACTGTTAAGCTCTTACGTGTTTTCAAATATTGGACAAGCCCAAAGTGTATGGGATGTTATGCGCTCACAATTTCGTTTGAATCATGAAGTGACGCAACCCGAAGTGCAAACCCAGCTGCGCTGGCTTATTTCTCATCCAAGTTATCTAAATAAACTGGCTCGTTCCGAACCCTATATTTACCATATCGTGACAGAAATCAAAAAACGAGGAATGCCGGGAGAGATTGCTCTTATACCCATGATTGAAAGTGCCTATGATCCTTTTGCATACTCAGGCGCAGGTGCTGCAGGTCTTTGGCAATTAATGCCTGGTACTGGCAATAACTTGGGATTAAAACAAGATTGGTGGTTTGATGCCCGCCGCAGCATCCGTCCATCAACCGATGCTGCCCTTAATTATCTAACCTACTTAAATAAGTATTTTAATGGCAACTGGATTCTTGCAATTGCGGCCTATGATTCTGGTGAAGGAACCATTGCTCGCGCGATAAAAAATAGTCGGCAATCAAGATCTATTCGCTTCTGGTCTTTACCTGTACCGAATGAAACAAGGGCCTACGTGCCAAGACTGCTGGCACTTGCGGAAATCATTAAATATCCACAGCGCTATAGGATCACATTACCCGATATTCCCCATGTTCCCTACTTTGAGGAAGTAAATATTGGTAGTCAAATTGATTTGAATCATGCAGCCAGACTTGCGGGAATGTCGTATAAGGACCTCATCAAATTGAATCCCGGCTATAATCGTTGGGCCACAGCACCTTACAAACCCTTTAAATTGCTTATACCCAAGGATAAAGTGGCAAAATTCAATCGTAATCTCGCCAGCGTTCCTGAAGACAAACGCGTGAGTTGGAGCCGATATCAAGTTCGCCCAGGCGACGATCTGAACTCGATTGCCCGGAGAAACTTCACTACTGTCAATTTGCTACGAGAATTAAATCGGTTAAAATCTGATAGACTAAGACCCGGACAATATGTCCTTATACCAAGTACCAAAAATGCCCCAGTCACAGCTAAGAAACCAACGATGCTGGCACTGGCTGACCAACCCGCAACAACACAAAGTCTTAAGGTGCTCCATATTGTACAACGAAGCGACACCTATCAAACGTTGGAGAAAAAGTATAATGTTTCCACAGCAGAAATTCGCAAATGGAATAATTTGAATTCTTCTCAATCATTAAAACCAGGACAGCAATTAACAATATGGAAAAAAACCGTCAAGTATGGTGTGTACATCGTAAAAGCAGGTGATAATTTAAGCAGTATTGCCAAGCGTAACCATACAAAAGTAGCAACACTTGCTAGGTTAAACCCGGATATTAATAAGCGCTTACTGCATCCTGGGCAGAAATTAGTAATTGGTTAA
- the folD gene encoding bifunctional methylenetetrahydrofolate dehydrogenase/methenyltetrahydrofolate cyclohydrolase FolD, with protein sequence MTASLLDGKLVSAKLKLEIKLAVERMTAKGKRAPGLAVILVGNDPASSIYVNNKRKACSEVGFHSYAHDLPKSTTEKELLELIDQLNNSSDIDGILVQLPLPAGIDPNKIIECIHPSKDIDGFHPYNMGRLTLRNPSLRPCTPYGIINLLEYYQIPIWGKHTVVVGASNIVGRPMAMEFLLAAATVTVCHRFTENLEQYVHMADILVVATGIPDVIDINWLNSKQVIVDVGIHRLANGTLRGDIDFNKAKDKVAWITPVPGGVGPMTIAILLQNTLFANQFS encoded by the coding sequence ATGACTGCATCCTTATTAGACGGCAAGCTTGTTTCAGCAAAATTGAAACTGGAAATTAAATTGGCTGTAGAGAGAATGACCGCCAAAGGAAAGCGAGCCCCTGGCCTTGCTGTTATCTTAGTAGGTAATGATCCTGCCTCTAGTATTTATGTAAACAACAAAAGAAAGGCTTGCTCCGAAGTCGGATTTCATTCTTATGCTCACGACTTGCCCAAATCCACTACTGAAAAGGAATTGCTAGAGTTAATTGATCAATTAAATAACTCGTCTGACATCGATGGCATTCTCGTGCAACTTCCTCTTCCTGCAGGCATAGACCCGAACAAAATTATTGAGTGCATTCATCCTAGTAAAGACATTGATGGCTTTCATCCTTACAATATGGGCCGCTTAACGTTACGCAACCCCTCACTAAGACCTTGCACCCCTTATGGAATCATCAATTTATTAGAGTATTATCAAATTCCTATTTGGGGAAAACACACCGTCGTTGTCGGTGCATCAAATATTGTAGGCCGACCTATGGCAATGGAATTCTTATTGGCAGCAGCGACTGTTACGGTTTGTCATCGCTTTACTGAAAATTTGGAGCAATATGTACACATGGCGGATATCCTTGTAGTAGCCACAGGAATACCTGATGTAATTGATATTAACTGGTTAAATTCAAAACAAGTAATTGTCGATGTAGGCATTCATCGCTTAGCCAACGGAACATTAAGAGGGGACATCGATTTCAATAAAGCTAAAGATAAAGTCGCATGGATAACACCTGTACCAGGAGGTGTTGGTCCTATGACAATTGCCATTTTGCTGCAAAATACACTTTTTGCAAACCAGTTCTCCTAA
- the ruvA gene encoding Holliday junction branch migration protein RuvA, whose amino-acid sequence MIGWLNGQIVDRHQPGKLVIDVNGVGYDVETSLNTFFQLESHRNRVGLHIHTIVREDALLLFGFLDKQERALFRALIKVNGVGPKLAMAILSSVTPSEFVQCISQQNTLLLTKLPGIGKKTAERLVVEMRDNLKQFFSQTDSNETPQTLVNVNQEEAISALEALGYKQQEAAKVVKKIDDGQKTCEQLIRQALQLMARG is encoded by the coding sequence ATGATTGGTTGGTTAAATGGACAAATTGTTGATAGACATCAACCTGGAAAATTGGTCATTGACGTTAACGGTGTTGGCTATGATGTAGAGACATCCCTCAACACGTTTTTTCAACTCGAGTCTCATCGTAATCGTGTGGGATTGCATATTCATACTATCGTCAGGGAAGATGCTTTACTGTTGTTTGGTTTTTTGGATAAACAAGAACGAGCTCTCTTCAGGGCTTTAATTAAGGTAAATGGTGTGGGCCCTAAATTGGCCATGGCCATTCTTTCCAGCGTCACACCCTCAGAGTTCGTTCAGTGTATCAGTCAACAAAATACTTTACTTTTAACCAAACTCCCCGGGATAGGTAAGAAAACTGCCGAGCGTTTAGTTGTGGAGATGAGGGATAACCTAAAACAATTCTTCTCCCAAACAGATTCTAATGAAACCCCACAGACACTGGTCAATGTGAACCAAGAGGAAGCTATCAGTGCTTTAGAGGCTTTAGGATATAAACAACAAGAAGCAGCCAAAGTCGTTAAAAAAATTGATGACGGTCAGAAAACGTGTGAACAATTAATTCGCCAGGCTTTGCAATTAATGGCTAGAGGCTAA
- the ruvC gene encoding crossover junction endodeoxyribonuclease RuvC, which yields MSSIILGIDPGSRITGYGIIKEEKRKIHYLDSGCIRTAEGELSQRLLQIFDGICQLMDSYRPDEVAIEQVFLHQNPNSALKLGHARGAAMVAAASHRLQINEYSAREVKQAIVGYGAAQKEQVKHMVMKLLMLNSVPQNDAADALAIAICHSHMRHNLPLIQRQQHSRRRLR from the coding sequence ATGAGCAGCATTATTTTAGGTATTGATCCTGGGTCCCGTATTACTGGCTACGGGATTATCAAGGAAGAAAAACGCAAAATTCATTATTTAGATAGTGGCTGTATTCGCACCGCTGAAGGAGAATTAAGCCAACGGCTATTGCAAATTTTTGATGGGATCTGCCAGTTAATGGATAGCTATCGTCCTGACGAAGTGGCGATAGAGCAAGTATTTCTGCATCAAAATCCTAATTCAGCCCTCAAATTAGGGCATGCAAGAGGAGCCGCTATGGTAGCTGCTGCCTCACATCGGTTGCAAATAAACGAGTATTCCGCAAGAGAAGTTAAACAGGCTATTGTCGGATATGGGGCAGCACAAAAAGAGCAAGTTAAACACATGGTGATGAAATTATTAATGCTCAATTCTGTACCACAAAATGATGCTGCAGATGCTTTGGCGATTGCGATTTGTCATAGCCACATGCGCCATAATCTTCCACTTATTCAACGCCAACAACATTCAAGGAGACGCTTACGATGA
- a CDS encoding response regulator — MRLLLVEDDELLGDAVKAGLTQFGYVVDWLKDGEAARAAVKAESFELIILDLGLPKLSGLGFLQAIRHDGNATPVIILTARESVEDRVKGLDSGADDYLTKPFDLNELSARVRALVRRSQGRADSVLQYRNVTLDPAAHSVYVDGVMVNVPRREFALLQKLLENSGQVLSREQLMQSIYGWDEDVDSNALEVHIHNLRKKLNANFIRTIRGVGYMAEKTESN; from the coding sequence ATGCGATTGCTACTGGTTGAAGATGATGAATTATTAGGAGATGCTGTCAAAGCAGGTCTTACTCAATTTGGTTATGTTGTTGATTGGCTAAAAGATGGCGAGGCGGCTAGAGCAGCGGTCAAGGCTGAATCCTTTGAGCTAATCATTCTTGATTTAGGTTTACCGAAGCTTTCGGGTCTTGGTTTTTTGCAAGCCATTCGTCATGACGGGAATGCTACCCCAGTTATCATTCTCACTGCGCGAGAGTCTGTAGAAGATAGAGTAAAGGGTTTGGATAGTGGTGCGGATGATTATCTAACAAAGCCTTTTGATTTAAATGAATTAAGCGCGAGAGTTCGCGCTTTGGTAAGACGCTCTCAAGGCCGTGCAGACTCCGTCTTGCAATACCGCAATGTTACCTTGGATCCAGCAGCACATTCTGTCTATGTTGATGGTGTGATGGTCAATGTTCCGCGTCGTGAATTTGCTTTATTGCAAAAACTGCTGGAGAACAGTGGTCAGGTTCTATCACGCGAACAGCTTATGCAGAGTATTTATGGCTGGGATGAGGACGTGGATTCTAATGCACTGGAAGTACATATTCACAACTTACGCAAAAAACTCAATGCCAACTTTATTCGCACTATTCGCGGCGTAGGATACATGGCAGAAAAAACTGAGAGTAATTAA
- a CDS encoding 23S rRNA (adenine(2030)-N(6))-methyltransferase RlmJ, translated as MLSYQHGYHAGNFADVVKHLTLSRILNYMIQKEKPLFYLETHAGRGIYDLQDSQAVKTREYLQGIHLLWQEKNKLSTLFSPYLQCISDINPTGSLRFYPGSPALAIALLRPQDRIYCCELHPREFEHLQTLAHPRKRVFYEHHDGLFNLNALLPPPERRAIIFLDPSYEIKQEYKEIPKAIKAAYQKFSTGVFCLWYPLVDKKLHEQLLRGMENIGAPNTLRIEFSLNPMINQGMTGCGLWIINPPYALTNEMKTILNQLCSLINPGTSSFIVED; from the coding sequence ATGCTTAGTTATCAACACGGTTACCATGCCGGCAATTTTGCCGATGTTGTTAAACACTTAACGCTCTCGCGCATCCTTAACTATATGATCCAGAAGGAAAAACCCCTATTTTATCTGGAAACTCATGCTGGGCGTGGCATTTATGATTTGCAGGATAGTCAAGCGGTGAAAACCAGAGAATATCTGCAAGGCATTCATTTGCTTTGGCAGGAAAAAAACAAATTGTCTACTCTTTTCTCACCCTATTTACAATGCATTAGTGATATTAATCCCACAGGAAGCTTACGCTTCTACCCTGGTTCGCCTGCACTTGCCATTGCCTTGCTAAGACCACAAGACCGTATATATTGTTGTGAACTGCATCCTCGTGAATTTGAACACTTACAAACCCTGGCCCATCCCAGAAAACGAGTTTTTTATGAACATCATGATGGCCTATTTAATTTAAACGCCTTGTTACCTCCGCCGGAACGGCGCGCTATTATATTTCTTGATCCTTCTTATGAAATCAAACAAGAGTATAAAGAGATACCCAAAGCCATCAAAGCCGCGTATCAAAAATTTTCAACCGGGGTTTTTTGTCTTTGGTATCCTTTGGTCGACAAAAAATTGCATGAACAGCTGCTAAGAGGAATGGAAAATATCGGTGCGCCAAACACATTGCGGATTGAATTTTCTCTCAATCCCATGATAAACCAAGGAATGACAGGCTGTGGCTTATGGATTATTAACCCTCCCTACGCACTGACCAACGAAATGAAGACCATCCTTAATCAATTGTGTAGTCTAATTAATCCAGGGACATCTTCATTCATTGTGGAAGATTAG